In Lujinxingia sediminis, a single genomic region encodes these proteins:
- a CDS encoding 4a-hydroxytetrahydrobiopterin dehydratase — MPPALLDDATIDARLKLLTGWRRDGDAIKRELLFDSFPDAIAFINRIAPLADAADHHPELFNVYNRVELTLTTHDAGGLTSNDFDLAEAINTVVD; from the coding sequence ATGCCCCCTGCCCTCCTCGATGATGCCACGATCGATGCACGTCTCAAATTGCTCACCGGATGGCGACGCGATGGTGATGCCATCAAGCGTGAGCTCCTCTTCGATAGCTTTCCCGACGCAATCGCCTTCATCAATCGTATCGCTCCCCTGGCCGACGCCGCCGATCACCACCCCGAACTCTTCAACGTCTACAACCGCGTCGAACTCACCCTCACCACCCACGACGCCGGTGGACTCACCTCCAATGATTTCGACCTTGCGGAAGCCATCAACACCGTAGTCGACTAA
- a CDS encoding GNAT family N-acetyltransferase — protein MHPETTMDLIFSSQQSPATLTDAESGKVVSRIDYREDDTGFFLDYLWTDPACRGQGYARRMIDHFAAYVAAQGKRITPICGVARAMMQGDARYAALLHVGLRPR, from the coding sequence ATACACCCGGAGACAACGATGGACCTTATCTTTAGCTCCCAGCAGAGCCCGGCCACCCTCACCGACGCTGAGAGTGGCAAGGTGGTGTCGCGCATCGACTACCGCGAAGACGACACGGGCTTTTTTCTCGATTACCTCTGGACCGATCCGGCCTGTCGGGGGCAAGGCTACGCTCGCCGGATGATCGATCACTTTGCTGCGTATGTCGCGGCGCAGGGCAAGCGCATCACTCCCATCTGCGGGGTGGCCCGCGCGATGATGCAGGGGGACGCGCGCTACGCCGCGCTTCTTCATGTGGGCCTGCGCCCCCGCTGA
- a CDS encoding VOC family protein, which yields MLGLRTVIYPVDDLKAATAWYSEAFGVEPYYSTEYYVGFDVHGYELGLMPADGDLKPSLGGSETLWGVEDIQASFQRLIALGATALVEPWNTGEEIWVASLADPFGNRLGLIFNPHFRVAQVPSLHELQESATKS from the coding sequence ATGCTCGGACTTCGCACCGTCATCTACCCCGTCGACGATCTCAAAGCCGCCACCGCCTGGTATAGCGAGGCTTTTGGCGTGGAGCCCTACTATTCGACCGAGTATTACGTGGGCTTTGATGTCCACGGCTACGAGCTCGGGTTGATGCCGGCCGACGGCGATCTTAAGCCCTCGCTGGGGGGCTCGGAGACCTTATGGGGCGTGGAGGACATTCAGGCGTCGTTCCAGCGTTTGATTGCTCTCGGCGCGACCGCGTTGGTGGAGCCCTGGAACACGGGTGAGGAGATCTGGGTGGCGTCGCTGGCCGATCCTTTTGGGAATCGGTTGGGATTGATCTTTAACCCGCACTTCCGGGTGGCGCAGGTGCCGAGTCTTCATGAACTCCAGGAGAGCGCCACGAAGTCATGA
- a CDS encoding alpha-ketoacid dehydrogenase subunit alpha/beta, whose protein sequence is MVEPTQQGNLSPSTQPKTNGSGATHQGEQPYYGLSKAELVEMFRLIYTSRKLDDAEINLKRQQKIYFQISGAGHEAVLVAAGKVLKPAYDWFYPYYRDRALCVTLGMTPLEVLAEAVGSSEDPNSGGRQMPAHWGHKDLNIVSQSSCTGTQMLQAAGAAQVARIMAAVEGLQDRKDRYTGDEIIYVSIGDGATSEGEFWEAINTASAMKLPVMFMVEDNGYAISVPVSVQTAGGSISKACSGFENLFITEFDGCDPVESYGKLQEAADYIRSGQGPALVHAHVVRPYSHSMSDDEKLYKPDHEREAEAKRDPVTAYPAWLIEEGIATDDEIAAVRAEVEATVRKAVDDALELPTPHPDTALDYIYSPDVDPTSGDFETSPVYEDDAQETTMVDLINDALRTEMRRDPSIVIFGEDVADVTNEELLGKVKGKGGVFKVTHRLQEEFGGVRVFNSPLAEANIIGRAIGMATRGLKPVVEIQFYDYIWPAYMQLKNELSNIRWRSNNNFKAPVVVRVPIGGYLKGGAPYHSQSGVTLFTHVPGLRVVMPSNAEDANGLLRTAIRSDDPVMFLEHKHLYRQTYNKGRNPGSDYMIPFGKANIVQEGTDLTIVTYGALVERSRRAAKMHPELSVEILDLRTLSPYDWDAISASIKKTNKVIVAYEDNMSWGYGTEIATRIADELFEYLDGPVKRVAALDSFVAYHPDLEDRILPQIEDLAEAIEWLAKY, encoded by the coding sequence GTGGTGGAACCTACACAGCAAGGTAACCTGAGCCCGTCCACGCAGCCCAAAACCAACGGTTCGGGGGCTACGCATCAAGGGGAACAACCCTACTACGGGTTGAGCAAAGCCGAGCTCGTCGAGATGTTCCGGCTCATCTACACCTCGCGAAAGCTGGATGACGCCGAGATCAACCTGAAGCGTCAGCAGAAGATCTACTTTCAGATCTCGGGTGCCGGCCACGAAGCCGTGCTCGTCGCTGCAGGCAAGGTGCTTAAGCCGGCCTATGACTGGTTCTATCCCTACTATCGCGACCGCGCCCTCTGCGTGACCCTGGGCATGACGCCGCTGGAGGTTTTGGCCGAGGCGGTGGGCTCGTCGGAAGACCCCAACTCGGGCGGTCGGCAGATGCCGGCGCACTGGGGCCACAAAGACCTCAACATCGTCAGCCAGTCGTCCTGCACCGGCACTCAGATGCTGCAGGCCGCCGGTGCCGCGCAGGTCGCCCGCATCATGGCGGCGGTCGAAGGGCTCCAGGATCGCAAGGACCGGTATACCGGCGATGAGATCATCTACGTCTCCATCGGTGATGGTGCGACGAGTGAGGGCGAGTTCTGGGAGGCGATTAATACGGCCAGCGCGATGAAGTTGCCGGTGATGTTCATGGTTGAAGACAACGGCTACGCCATCAGCGTGCCCGTCAGCGTTCAGACCGCCGGCGGCTCCATCTCGAAGGCCTGCTCCGGCTTTGAGAACCTCTTCATCACCGAGTTCGACGGCTGCGACCCGGTCGAGAGCTACGGCAAGTTGCAGGAGGCCGCCGACTACATCCGAAGCGGCCAGGGCCCGGCGCTTGTGCACGCGCACGTGGTGCGTCCCTACAGCCACTCGATGTCCGACGACGAGAAGCTCTACAAGCCCGACCACGAGCGTGAAGCGGAGGCAAAGCGCGACCCGGTTACAGCGTACCCTGCCTGGCTCATTGAGGAAGGCATCGCCACCGACGATGAGATCGCTGCGGTGCGCGCCGAGGTGGAGGCCACCGTCCGCAAAGCGGTCGATGACGCCCTGGAGCTTCCCACGCCTCACCCGGACACCGCTCTCGACTACATCTACTCCCCTGACGTCGACCCGACCTCCGGCGACTTCGAGACCTCCCCGGTCTACGAAGACGACGCGCAGGAGACCACGATGGTCGACCTCATCAACGACGCGCTGCGCACCGAGATGCGCCGCGACCCCTCGATTGTGATCTTCGGCGAAGACGTCGCTGACGTCACCAACGAGGAGCTGCTCGGCAAGGTCAAAGGCAAAGGCGGCGTCTTCAAGGTCACCCACCGCCTCCAGGAGGAGTTTGGCGGCGTGCGCGTCTTTAACAGCCCCCTGGCCGAGGCCAATATCATTGGCCGCGCCATCGGCATGGCCACCCGCGGCCTGAAACCCGTCGTGGAGATCCAGTTCTACGACTACATCTGGCCGGCGTACATGCAGCTCAAGAACGAGCTCTCCAACATCCGCTGGCGCTCCAACAACAACTTCAAGGCCCCGGTCGTGGTGCGCGTGCCCATCGGCGGCTACCTCAAGGGCGGCGCGCCTTACCACAGTCAATCCGGCGTCACTCTCTTCACCCATGTGCCGGGACTTCGTGTTGTGATGCCCTCCAACGCCGAGGATGCCAACGGACTCTTGCGCACGGCCATCCGCAGCGATGACCCGGTGATGTTCCTTGAGCACAAGCACCTCTACCGGCAGACCTACAACAAGGGGCGTAACCCCGGCTCCGACTACATGATCCCCTTCGGCAAGGCCAACATCGTTCAGGAGGGCACTGACCTGACGATTGTCACCTACGGCGCGCTTGTCGAGCGCAGCCGCCGCGCCGCGAAGATGCACCCGGAGCTCAGCGTCGAGATCCTCGACCTGCGTACGCTCAGCCCCTACGACTGGGACGCCATCAGCGCCTCGATCAAGAAGACCAACAAGGTCATCGTCGCCTACGAAGACAACATGAGCTGGGGCTACGGTACCGAGATCGCCACCCGCATCGCCGACGAGCTCTTCGAGTACCTCGATGGGCCGGTCAAGCGCGTCGCCGCCCTCGACAGCTTCGTGGCCTACCACCCCGACCTCGAAGATCGCATCCTCCCGCAGATCGAAGATCTGGCCGAGGCGATTGAGTGGCTGGCGAAGTACTGA
- a CDS encoding class I SAM-dependent methyltransferase: protein MAAQKVFNSSDDYTRSITSLLPAHALMREIAIASLLARAPERGTLGVVGSGPGDELIALAAAFPTWNIIAFEPAEAMAHAATERLRREGLHEQVRVIPRALQRGESPDWDAAISLMVTHFIAPGSDRHDFWQAWASHLRPGAPWVLSEIVTSTPEERRTWVQWSRQQGCSDEQLTRLDARLAGNGFYVLPEHDTVAMAEKAGLTAPETLLRVLGVRMWCGTRG, encoded by the coding sequence ATGGCAGCTCAAAAGGTCTTCAACAGCTCGGATGATTACACCCGGTCTATTACCAGCCTTCTCCCCGCCCACGCCTTGATGCGCGAGATTGCGATCGCCTCGCTCTTAGCGCGCGCCCCCGAGCGAGGCACCCTCGGTGTGGTCGGATCCGGCCCCGGAGACGAACTTATCGCCCTGGCGGCAGCCTTTCCCACCTGGAACATCATCGCCTTTGAGCCTGCCGAAGCCATGGCACATGCCGCCACCGAACGCCTGCGTCGCGAAGGGCTCCATGAGCAGGTACGCGTCATCCCACGAGCTTTGCAGAGGGGCGAATCCCCCGACTGGGACGCCGCCATCTCTCTGATGGTCACTCACTTCATCGCCCCCGGCTCCGATCGCCATGATTTCTGGCAGGCCTGGGCCAGCCACCTGCGCCCCGGCGCTCCCTGGGTCCTCTCGGAGATCGTGACATCGACCCCCGAGGAACGAAGGACCTGGGTGCAATGGTCTCGTCAGCAAGGCTGCTCTGATGAGCAGCTGACGCGCCTTGATGCCCGACTGGCCGGGAATGGCTTCTACGTGCTCCCGGAGCACGACACCGTGGCGATGGCCGAAAAGGCCGGCCTCACCGCACCCGAGACGTTGCTGCGCGTACTCGGCGTGCGCATGTGGTGCGGAACACGTGGGTGA
- a CDS encoding ABC-F family ATP-binding cassette domain-containing protein, protein MNLLNVRHLGMSFGGRALYRDVSFGLDTGERVAVVGPNGCGKSTLLRLIAGELIPDEGDITLRGGTRVGYLAQQVEFGEQTTCRQVVARAMKPRREAIDAFHEVSAKLSEPMSPEEMEASLERQAELQQHIEAIGGWDWEHRVEEMLDRLGLSPLIDVPMRLLSGGQRRRVGLARALLDDAELLLLDEPTNHLDDETVEWLEGWLQARSGALVVITHDRYFLEQVAGRILEIDHDGFYDYPGSFKTYMERRLHRLEVRERTEEKRQKELEREREWLDGSAKSTARRARWRVEEIEEAAGREPVYQQRQIEIEIPPPGPFSDHILVAAGVWKSFKSENREGGECVALLESAHLSLRPGDRVGIVGPNGCGKSTLLEMLVGNLRPDAGRVEHGELTEIAYLRQNATGGPPEATVLEAMGVSDYVWLGRQRLHKRDYLARFLFDKHLQRAKVRTLSGGQRRRLALAKVIAQNSNVLILDEPTNDLDMMALHALEEALSGFEGCVVMVSHDRYFLNATCTAIAAVEERSLQRYEGDYDAYRARRPALSRAKTPAVDAATSASAKHKGPSKDDAQKGRAAKPTRAGLTFKERQRLETLEGELEALEEKKGAIEAQLSDPALYVSRSSEIGPLNRELQTLSESIQRLWAEWSTLEEKR, encoded by the coding sequence ATGAACCTCTTGAACGTACGACATTTAGGCATGAGTTTTGGCGGCCGGGCGCTCTACCGTGACGTGAGCTTCGGGCTCGACACCGGAGAGCGGGTCGCGGTGGTTGGACCCAACGGCTGCGGTAAATCTACGCTGCTGAGGTTGATCGCCGGGGAGCTCATCCCCGATGAGGGCGATATCACCCTGCGCGGAGGCACCCGGGTGGGCTACCTGGCGCAACAGGTCGAGTTTGGCGAGCAGACGACCTGCCGCCAGGTCGTGGCACGGGCGATGAAGCCGCGACGAGAGGCGATCGATGCCTTTCATGAGGTCAGCGCAAAGCTATCGGAGCCGATGAGCCCTGAGGAGATGGAGGCATCGCTGGAGCGCCAGGCCGAGCTTCAGCAGCACATCGAAGCCATCGGCGGCTGGGACTGGGAGCATCGCGTCGAGGAGATGCTCGACCGCCTGGGCCTCTCACCGCTCATCGATGTGCCGATGCGCCTGCTCTCCGGCGGGCAGCGCCGACGCGTGGGGCTTGCGCGCGCGCTACTCGATGATGCCGAGCTTTTGCTCCTCGATGAGCCCACCAACCACCTCGACGACGAGACGGTCGAGTGGCTCGAGGGTTGGCTGCAGGCACGCTCCGGCGCACTCGTCGTCATCACGCACGACCGCTACTTTTTGGAGCAGGTCGCCGGGCGCATTCTGGAGATCGACCACGACGGCTTCTACGATTACCCGGGCAGTTTTAAGACGTACATGGAGCGGCGCCTGCATCGCCTGGAGGTGCGTGAGCGCACCGAAGAAAAGCGCCAGAAAGAACTGGAGCGCGAGCGCGAATGGCTCGACGGAAGCGCGAAATCGACGGCGCGGCGAGCCCGCTGGCGAGTTGAGGAGATCGAGGAGGCCGCGGGCCGGGAGCCCGTCTACCAGCAGCGTCAGATTGAGATTGAGATTCCGCCGCCCGGCCCTTTTAGCGATCACATTCTGGTGGCGGCCGGCGTCTGGAAGTCCTTTAAGAGCGAGAATCGGGAGGGCGGCGAGTGCGTGGCGCTCTTGGAGTCGGCCCATCTGAGCCTGCGCCCCGGCGACCGGGTCGGAATCGTGGGGCCCAACGGCTGCGGCAAGTCCACGCTTCTGGAGATGCTTGTAGGAAACCTGCGCCCCGATGCCGGACGGGTGGAGCACGGGGAGCTGACCGAGATCGCTTATCTGCGTCAGAACGCCACGGGCGGTCCGCCCGAGGCGACCGTGTTGGAGGCGATGGGCGTGAGCGACTACGTGTGGCTGGGGAGGCAGCGGCTGCACAAACGCGACTACCTCGCGCGTTTTCTCTTCGACAAACACCTGCAGCGCGCGAAAGTGCGCACCCTCTCCGGCGGTCAGCGTCGGCGCCTGGCCCTGGCGAAGGTCATCGCGCAGAACTCCAACGTACTCATCCTCGATGAACCCACCAACGACCTCGATATGATGGCGCTTCATGCCCTTGAGGAGGCGCTCTCCGGCTTTGAGGGGTGTGTGGTGATGGTGAGCCACGACCGTTACTTCCTCAACGCGACGTGTACGGCGATCGCCGCCGTCGAAGAGCGTTCACTCCAGCGCTACGAGGGGGATTACGACGCCTACCGGGCGCGTCGTCCGGCGCTCTCCCGGGCGAAAACCCCGGCGGTGGATGCGGCTACGAGTGCGTCCGCGAAACACAAAGGTCCGAGCAAGGACGATGCGCAAAAGGGACGCGCCGCGAAGCCGACGCGCGCCGGGTTGACCTTCAAAGAGCGTCAGCGCCTGGAGACGCTGGAGGGTGAGCTGGAAGCCCTGGAAGAGAAAAAAGGAGCTATCGAAGCGCAGCTCAGCGACCCGGCGCTTTATGTCAGCCGGAGCTCGGAGATCGGGCCGCTGAACCGAGAGCTTCAAACGTTGAGTGAGTCCATCCAACGCCTGTGGGCGGAGTGGAGCACGCTGGAAGAGAAGCGCTGA
- a CDS encoding MBL fold metallo-hydrolase — protein sequence MNTSPYLRVALLIAAATLVALLLVLLHSTAWLASLGGTLEGERLERAMASPNWSAEETIFLNPVETSVMEPGGTWETTRGWFSKPEDSVPSRELPTNVPDLASPPLSGLRLTWLGHSSTLVEIDGVRVLLDPVFSERASPSTILGPKRFHPLVIQPDELPTLDAVIISHDHYDHLDMQAVKDLLHFSDALFLVPLGVGAHLERWGVPDERIVELDWWDEHDIKGLTIAATPSRHFTGRGLFDRFETLWASWTFVGPEHRVFFSGDTGFFDGFKDIAERYGPFDIAMYEIGAYHAAWGQIHLGPEGALDAFEVMDAAIVMPIHWGSFDLGMHSWTEPIETFVSLAEERGHTWVTPAPGASVEPGLHEPRSPWWRANDR from the coding sequence ATGAACACCTCTCCTTACCTGCGTGTCGCGCTGCTGATCGCCGCCGCAACCCTCGTCGCATTGCTTCTGGTGCTCCTTCACTCCACAGCCTGGCTCGCAAGCCTGGGAGGCACACTTGAGGGAGAGCGCCTCGAACGCGCCATGGCGTCGCCCAACTGGAGCGCGGAGGAGACTATCTTTCTCAACCCCGTTGAGACTTCGGTGATGGAGCCCGGCGGCACCTGGGAGACGACCCGCGGCTGGTTCTCTAAGCCCGAAGACTCCGTCCCGTCGCGCGAGCTCCCCACGAACGTACCCGATCTCGCGTCCCCTCCTCTAAGCGGCCTACGCCTGACCTGGCTCGGCCACTCCTCGACCCTGGTGGAGATCGACGGGGTGCGCGTTCTTCTCGATCCTGTCTTCTCGGAGCGCGCTTCCCCTTCCACCATCCTGGGGCCCAAACGCTTTCATCCCCTGGTCATCCAGCCGGACGAGCTCCCCACACTCGATGCGGTGATCATCTCCCATGATCACTACGATCACCTCGATATGCAGGCGGTTAAAGACCTCTTGCACTTTAGCGACGCGCTCTTTCTCGTTCCGCTGGGCGTAGGCGCACATCTTGAGCGCTGGGGCGTGCCCGACGAACGCATCGTGGAACTGGATTGGTGGGATGAACATGACATCAAGGGCCTGACCATCGCCGCGACCCCCTCGCGCCACTTCACCGGACGCGGTCTCTTCGACCGGTTTGAAACCCTCTGGGCATCCTGGACCTTCGTCGGCCCTGAACACCGCGTCTTCTTCAGTGGCGACACCGGCTTCTTCGATGGGTTTAAGGACATCGCGGAGCGCTACGGCCCCTTTGACATCGCCATGTATGAGATCGGCGCGTACCACGCGGCCTGGGGGCAGATTCACCTGGGGCCCGAGGGCGCGCTTGACGCATTTGAGGTCATGGACGCAGCCATCGTCATGCCCATCCACTGGGGTAGTTTTGATCTCGGGATGCACAGCTGGACTGAGCCCATTGAAACCTTTGTCTCGCTGGCTGAAGAGCGCGGCCACACCTGGGTAACCCCGGCCCCCGGCGCTTCGGTTGAGCCTGGCCTTCATGAACCTCGCTCGCCGTGGTGGCGCGCCAACGATCGTTGA
- a CDS encoding saccharopine dehydrogenase NADP-binding domain-containing protein: MDTAKVLVVGGYGEVGRRVSEGLVRSGEVRVVIAGRREEEATRFASELSEVAGGEEVSARHIDLGERPGFEAAIRDIDVVVMCVDAPDAHAALTTVQAGKGYVDISADDRLLTSIEALESRAIAAGGRALLSVGLAPGLTNLLGAEVMRRSGQNSEVSLWIELGMGDVHGEAAIGWMLDHLDTRFQVRGPDGWREVRSLESYRTLRWPEEPHPRRYYPFPFADQASLVRRSTARSVETRFRLSSGVITGALAWLSRMGGARALRHNALRQMAIGGLQSFARGTDRWRVAASAKAGTSSGDTTFVMGMEGAGESRATATVAVAAVKKLLSGDVAAGIWHLHQVMGLSSLVDALQGDDPNVRVSTWTL, translated from the coding sequence ATGGATACTGCGAAGGTGCTGGTCGTTGGCGGATACGGTGAGGTGGGGCGACGCGTAAGCGAGGGGTTGGTGCGAAGTGGCGAGGTGCGTGTTGTCATTGCAGGTCGCCGTGAAGAGGAGGCCACGCGCTTTGCGTCCGAGCTCTCCGAGGTAGCCGGTGGCGAGGAGGTCAGTGCGCGTCACATCGACCTGGGAGAGCGCCCGGGATTTGAGGCGGCGATCCGAGATATTGATGTGGTCGTGATGTGTGTGGATGCACCCGACGCCCACGCTGCGCTGACGACGGTGCAAGCAGGGAAAGGCTATGTGGATATCAGCGCTGACGACAGGCTGCTGACCTCCATTGAGGCGCTTGAGAGTAGGGCAATCGCAGCCGGGGGCAGAGCGCTGCTGAGTGTCGGGCTGGCCCCCGGGCTTACCAACCTTCTCGGGGCCGAGGTCATGCGACGTTCCGGCCAGAACAGCGAAGTATCGCTGTGGATCGAGTTAGGTATGGGCGATGTTCACGGGGAGGCGGCGATTGGTTGGATGCTGGATCATCTCGACACGCGATTTCAGGTGCGAGGCCCGGATGGCTGGAGGGAGGTTCGGAGTCTGGAGAGCTATCGCACGTTGCGATGGCCCGAAGAGCCCCACCCCCGGCGCTACTACCCTTTCCCCTTTGCCGACCAGGCCTCGCTTGTTCGCCGCAGCACTGCGCGGAGTGTGGAGACGAGGTTTCGTCTCAGCTCGGGTGTGATTACCGGGGCGCTGGCGTGGCTTTCACGGATGGGCGGAGCGCGTGCGCTGCGCCACAACGCTCTGCGACAGATGGCGATTGGCGGTCTGCAGTCATTTGCACGCGGAACGGACCGCTGGCGAGTTGCGGCCAGCGCGAAAGCCGGGACGTCGTCGGGAGACACCACGTTTGTGATGGGAATGGAGGGGGCAGGTGAATCGCGGGCGACCGCCACGGTGGCGGTTGCCGCTGTGAAAAAGCTGCTTTCGGGAGACGTCGCCGCCGGGATCTGGCATCTGCATCAGGTCATGGGGCTTTCCAGCCTGGTCGACGCCCTCCAGGGCGACGATCCGAATGTTCGCGTCAGCACCTGGACCCTTTAG